In Gammaproteobacteria bacterium, a single window of DNA contains:
- a CDS encoding NUDIX hydrolase produces the protein MTRPVTPLLAVDVVIRVSDEGGGYGIVLIERRNPPFGWAFPGGFVDIGETLESAAVREMREETSLDVTLEALLGCYSDPSRDARGHTVSAVYIGSAPGIPMAADDAKTIRVVNPQDPGVELAFDHHLILEDYLAWRESGRPAPLRA, from the coding sequence GTGACGCGCCCGGTTACGCCGTTGCTGGCGGTGGATGTCGTCATTCGCGTGAGCGATGAAGGCGGCGGATACGGGATCGTGCTCATCGAGCGACGCAATCCGCCGTTCGGATGGGCGTTTCCCGGCGGATTCGTCGACATCGGAGAGACCCTGGAGTCGGCCGCGGTGCGGGAAATGCGCGAGGAAACGAGCCTCGATGTGACACTCGAGGCGCTCCTGGGTTGCTACTCCGATCCCTCCCGCGATGCCCGGGGACACACGGTGAGCGCAGTCTATATCGGCTCCGCGCCAGGGATACCGATGGCCGCGGACGACGCAAAAACAATCCGTGTTGTGAATCCGCAGGATCCGGGTGTCGAACTGGCCTTCGATCACCATCTGATCCTGGAGGACTACCTTGCATGGCGCGAGTCGGGCAGACCGGCCCCGCTCAGGGCCTGA
- a CDS encoding RNA-binding protein — MIGADAGDDAVRLDKWLWAARLFKTRGLAAQAITGGKVHVNGERVKAARRVRTGDTLEVTRGSEQMKVVVRGLALRRGPASEAAHLYGETDESRVRREREHEAKRLANITVHRPNRRPDKRQRKTLRQLGGKDRS; from the coding sequence ATGATTGGAGCCGATGCCGGTGACGATGCGGTTCGCCTGGACAAGTGGCTTTGGGCAGCGAGACTGTTCAAGACACGGGGACTGGCGGCCCAGGCCATCACGGGCGGGAAGGTACACGTCAATGGGGAACGGGTGAAGGCTGCAAGACGGGTGAGGACCGGGGACACCCTCGAGGTGACGCGCGGCAGCGAGCAGATGAAGGTTGTTGTCCGGGGGCTCGCCCTGCGTCGGGGTCCGGCTTCGGAAGCCGCACACCTGTACGGGGAAACCGACGAAAGCAGGGTCCGTCGAGAACGGGAGCACGAAGCAAAGCGGCTTGCGAACATCACCGTGCACAGACCGAACCGTCGGCCGGACAAACGCCAGAGGAAGACCCTCCGCCAACTGGGCGGGAAGGACCGATCGTGA
- a CDS encoding NAD-dependent epimerase, producing MKVLVTGSAGFIGSALSLRLLERGDEVVGIDNLNDYYDVRLKEARLERTRAYDSYTDMRVSLEDRAAIEQVFETHRPQRVVNLAAQAGVRYSIENPHAYVDTNLVGFLHILEGCRNHRIEHLVYASSSSVYGANTRMPFSVHDNVDHPLSLYAASKKANELMAHVYSHLYRIPTTGLRFFTVYGPWGRPDMALFLFTARILAGKPIDVFNFGNHRRDFTYIDDIVEGVIRTLGSIPEPNPDWNGDTPDTATSAAPWRLYNIGNNAPVELRHYIKVLEDCLGIEAKQNLLPLQPGDVPDTYAEVSDLVRDVGYKPQTSVETGVRRFVEWYREYYRL from the coding sequence ATGAAGGTACTGGTGACGGGTTCCGCGGGATTTATCGGTTCGGCGCTATCCCTCAGACTCCTCGAACGCGGGGACGAGGTCGTGGGTATCGATAATCTCAACGACTACTACGATGTCCGCCTCAAGGAGGCGCGCCTCGAGCGTACCCGGGCCTACGATTCGTACACCGACATGCGTGTCAGCCTGGAGGACCGCGCCGCGATCGAGCAGGTTTTCGAGACGCATCGCCCCCAACGCGTCGTCAATCTGGCGGCCCAGGCGGGTGTGCGGTATTCGATCGAGAACCCGCACGCCTATGTGGACACCAACCTCGTCGGCTTCCTACACATCCTCGAGGGCTGTCGCAACCACCGGATCGAGCACCTGGTCTATGCCTCGAGCAGTTCGGTCTACGGGGCCAACACCCGCATGCCGTTTTCGGTACACGATAACGTCGACCACCCTCTGAGCCTCTACGCGGCCAGCAAGAAGGCGAACGAGCTGATGGCGCACGTCTACAGCCATCTATACCGGATTCCGACCACTGGCCTGCGGTTTTTCACCGTCTATGGGCCGTGGGGACGTCCCGACATGGCGCTGTTCCTGTTCACCGCCCGGATCCTCGCGGGTAAACCCATCGACGTGTTCAACTTCGGCAATCATCGCCGGGACTTCACTTATATCGACGATATCGTCGAGGGTGTGATTCGAACGCTGGGCTCGATACCCGAACCGAACCCGGACTGGAATGGGGACACGCCGGACACCGCCACCAGCGCGGCTCCCTGGCGACTCTACAACATCGGCAACAACGCGCCCGTCGAGTTGAGACACTACATCAAGGTGCTGGAGGACTGCCTGGGGATCGAGGCGAAGCAGAACCTGCTGCCGCTTCAGCCGGGAGACGTACCCGACACCTACGCCGAGGTTTCGGATCTGGTGCGTGACGTCGGCTACAAACCACAGACATCTGTGGAAACGGGGGTTCGGCGTTTCGTCGAGTGGTACCGGGAATACTATCGCCTGTAG